In the Urocitellus parryii isolate mUroPar1 chromosome 10, mUroPar1.hap1, whole genome shotgun sequence genome, one interval contains:
- the Rpl34 gene encoding large ribosomal subunit protein eL34 codes for MVQRLTYRRRLSYNTASNKTRLSRTPGNRIVYLYTKKVGKAPKSACGVCPGRLRGVRAVRPKVLMRLSKTKKHVSRAYGGSMCAKCVRDRIKRAFLIEEQKIVVKVLKAQAQSQKAK; via the exons ATGGTTCAGCGTTTGACATACCGTCGTAGGCTTTCCTACAACACAGCCTCTAACAAAACCAGGCT GTCTCGAACCCCTGGTAATAGAATTGTTTATCTTTATACAAAGAAGGTTGGGAAAGCACCAAAATCTGCATGTGGTGTGTGCCCAGGCAGACTTAGAGGG GTTCGTGCTGTGAGGCCTAAAGTTCTTATGAGATtgtctaaaacaaaaaaacatgtcaGCAGGGCCTATGGTGGTTCCATGTGTGCTAAATGTGTTCGTGACAG gatcAAGCGTGCTTTCCTTATTGAGGAACAGAAAATCGTTGTGAAAGTGTTGAAGGCACAAGCACAGAGTCAGaaagctaaataa